A DNA window from Pongo abelii isolate AG06213 chromosome 2, NHGRI_mPonAbe1-v2.0_pri, whole genome shotgun sequence contains the following coding sequences:
- the C2H3orf80 gene encoding uncharacterized membrane protein C3orf80 homolog, which translates to MWGPGVTAEGLSVAPAPPPLLPLLLLLALALVAPSRGGGGCAELACGERERCCDATNATAVRCCKLPLHAFLDNVGWFVRKLSGLLILLVLFAIGYFLQRIICPSPRRYPRGQARPGQRPGPPGGAGPLGGAGPPDDDDDDSPALLRDEAAAGSQDSLLDSGGGCRGRGGGGRPDPSCASEHEMRVVSPVFLQLPSYEEVKYLPTYEESMRLQQLSPGEVVLPVSVLGRPRGGVAAEPDGGEGRYPLI; encoded by the coding sequence ATGTGGGGACCCGGGGTCACTGCTGAGGGCCTGTCGGTGGCTCCGGCGCCGCCGCCTCTGCTGCCGCTGCTGCTACTGCTGGCGCTGGCGCTGGTGGCGCCCTCGCGGGGCGGCGGGGGCTGCGCTGAGCTGGCGTGCGGCGAGCGGGAGCGCTGCTGCGACGCGACCAACGCCACGGCGGTGCGCTGCTGCAAGCTCCCGCTGCACGCCTTCCTGGACAACGTGGGCTGGTTCGTCCGCAAGCTCTCCGGGCTGCTCATCCTGCTGGTGCTCTTCGCCATCGGCTATTTCCTGCAGCGCATCATCTGCCCCAGTCCACGCAGGTACCCGCGCGGCCAGGCGCGCCCGGGACAGCGGCCCGGGCCTCCGGGGGGCGCCGGACCGCTGGGGGGCGCGGGGCCgcccgacgacgacgacgacgactcGCCCGCTCTGCTGCGCGACGAGGCAGCAGCCGGCTCTCAGGACTCACTGCTGGACAGTGGCGGCGGCTGCCGGGGCCGGGGAGGCGGCGGGCGCCCGGACCCCTCCTGCGCCTCAGAGCACGAGATGCGTGTAGTGTCGCCGGTCTTCCTGCAGCTGCCCAGCTACGAGGAGGTCAAGTATCTGCCCACCTACGAGGAGTCCATGCGGCTGCAGCAGCTCAGCCCCGGGGAGGTCGTGCTGCCAGTGTCGGTGCTCGGCCGCCCTCGAGGCGGGGTCGCCGCGGAGCCCGACGGCGGCGAGGGCCGCTACCCCCTTATCTGA